In Aedes albopictus strain Foshan chromosome 3, AalbF5, whole genome shotgun sequence, the genomic window tggGAGAATCTGGGAAGGAGAATTCCAgaaaggaatcccgtatggagttacaagGGTAATCCtatagagaactcctggaagaaccacaggtggcaattctgaacaaatcctaaataaattcctggaagaatctctgaggcaactccgaaagaactcctgcagtaatcctgaattaatttctagagggatgacggaaggaatttctggaggaatcccatccagaaattctgtgggaatctcagagcaattatcgtagggatctcggaacaaatttttgttcctggaattcagaatgattttccaataaaataataaatGGCTTATTTTTACCAAGAATAGTGTATTATTTATAGCTTTACCatataaatttcatcaaaattggttgaatatttgtagagatatcgttgaaacaagaatcttgccatttgagaagtttgagaAAACAaacgttttaaaaaatatcactttttcactgaaccgatttcaatcaaaactgttctgtTTGTAAAGTATACATGAAGAAATATTGTGTAGAAATTTCAATCAAgttgatctagccgtaataaagttatagccatatatgtgacacaaagtcacaataagcaaacatgtttttttgtatcgtgacatttaaacaaacagttataacttgaaaacaTTTCAAGCAATGAGGCTCAAAATTTGGCAGAGAACAGTTTTCATAATGGGTTTAAAGTgtcaaattttgataaaaatccgaACAGTCATGATGACAGTTGTACAGTCAATTTTTAAAATGGGTGAACAAATATGCTAacatcttattttatgatattgacAATATCTGCACCAATCTTAAACTGAAGTTGTTGAAATTTTATGGTATTGATTacacataaggactgtatcggaaattaactataaacacttttacaattgcctgaaaaataatctgttcgaaataaacatatctTTATTTtaggaggtactatataaatctcttaaataaagaatggcagttctgattttcaaaaaataatcatttaacttggacttttatctcaaagattgcacatatgtttttaaaattttggacacctcctaaaaatttaaaattgcaaaaaatgtgggaaaataatcaattttttctcttatttttgcgtaaatatattcttttccagaatgcttatgatataggaaaatttttTTAATCATGAAAAATTCCCTCAgtagtttagggcaattcttaaaaatgaaaaataggcaatttttcgaggaactctttttttatgcgtcttcaaagaacgattacgaaaataaaaaatacataaagttgaaaatttgcatttttttcgattgggtttgTATTTAAATCTTTTGAAGAGGTAGttctaccagagaacggaattttataacctctgaagatatttaaaacagagcgtgaaagttcgaccaaaaaataggtgttttttgggatagagcatattcttaatgtttgaggtttttctatccaaaataagaatttttaaagtcGGTTTTGAGTTATATGTTacgtgtacataactgctagtaataatcattattttccagatttttccccgttgaaatttttttcgctacaaatgtttgaaacgttaaaattaaaaaaaaaatgcggtttgtacagattgttattttgtgtggtatactcattgTAAATTAGTTAATCCAATTTAGTATTTTAAACCACTCTGCAACAATCATCATCTTCAATGATGATTGTGAGAGGGAACCCTATCTCATTCTCTGCAAACATTCAATACTCATATGTAAAATATCAGTTGAAGTAGACACCCGAAGATCATCCGATCATACCCAACCAGATCAGTTCGCAATAAACCGTGCACTTTACCAGTCGTTTTTCTGTACGAGTCCCGTGTTAATTTATTCGCGAAAAGAAGTGTCCAGCAATCGAAGTAACGACCTGTAGGATCGATATCACCCAGAGACCTGTGATCGAAGAGTTTACATAATttatggtccttcgaaccggatcacgGTCGAAGTGATAGAGATTTGGTGCTTCTAAGTTCGCGAGTGAAGTGATCGATTCCGCGTGGTCAAGCCATTGCAACCACCGATCCACATTGTTCGATACTTTGCGTGTGGCCTTTATCTCGGCAGTCGACTGATTCGATTGTCCAGCACGTTGACCGTGCTATTGTTCAACGATAGAGCGCTGGCCGTCCTACGTTGGCGGTGCGACGACGGCGGTCCACAGAGAGCGTGCGGTAATCAACTGCACAGTTCAATTGTTCGAGTTCTCGGCGCAACGATCGACGGCGGTGTGCATTCaacgttaaccctctaatacccaaatttttgattttgatctaaatatcatttttcgtcatctaaaatcgatttaaacatgttttggaagatgattctttttatttctcaatttcgtgaatttcagtttttgatttttctaatttttatttttgaacatccccacacttttatatttttcctggaagcctatttggggtacggatttttcgagatgaaaacattttgatattttaagataattgttgaaaaaaatttattttgaatttttttcataggaaattttattttccgtgtaattttaaggaaaataattttagagtgtattcgattcccttaaactattaaactaggatagaatgatttgggaaaatttttaaatatgttaattgtagcgattcagtacaaaataaacagtgacttctaaaaggtgactaaaacatcaatttttcaatgatttttaaaaaatgtaaatacgctttaaaatacaccaaaaattatgttgagatatacaaaacagtcctaaatatcagccaaaaatataaaaaaattgattttccacgaagcaaaaattacaaaaatgctcaaactataccccgtctaaaggcggggttgggtattagagggttaacgtgCTGCTGTGGTACCCGTGCATGCAGCGATCAATTGATGAGTCAGCTTCCATCATCCAGGCCAGCGGAAAATCCAGCCAGATAAGTAGTTCCCAAAGGTTTGTCTGTAGTGGCGATTGAATGCATGATCAGTCGTCTACCATCTCGACACTGATGCCAGCCCGATTGCATGTGGCTTAAAAACGAAAAATAAACGATAAATTGCATGCTTTGCGTTTTCTTTTGGAATACGTGGTTGATTTGTCCGCTGGGTTGAGTCCGCTTTGGGGTTGATTGGCCAATTTCGATCGATCGATACTTTTCTGTCTGTTGTCTGTGGGGTTCTGTCAATCGCGATCCGTATTACTACGCGTTCGGTATACTGTGGAGTTGTGTTAAGTGCAGTTGTACAAGTGCATAGTGGATAGTATGGCAGATCTACGGAGGTGGACGAAGAAGGAAAGGCTGCTGCGAGATGTGGTTGAATCGATCAGTGAATTCGTGCAAAACTATGACGATACTCGTGACAAAGTGTCAGTGAACGCTAGGCTTAAAAAGCTTGATGAAGTGTACAATGACTTTTGTGAAGTGCGATTGAACATTGAGTGCATTCTGGAAGAAGACGACGAACTCACCGAAACAGATGAGAAGGAAGAAGATCAAGTGAAACGGAAAGCACTGCTGCAGAAGATGGATGAATCAAACCGTAAGGTCATGAAGGACTTTGCGAACCAGTACTTCAATCTCAAGAACCTACTCCAAGCATTCCAGGCTTGCCCGGGGGCAGGTACCAGCACGGCCGCAGCTTCAGTTGCGCAGCAAACACCAGTCCCAACGATGCGAGTGAAGTTACCAGAACTCAAGCTGCCAGTTTTCCGTGGATCTCTGATGGAATGGGTCACATTCAGAGATACGTTCCAAAATCTGATTGTGGACAACCCCCATCTGTCGGACATCGATAGGTTCACATACCTACGATCATCGCTAGCAGGTGAAGCGCTACAACAGATCGCTTCGATAGATCTGACGGTAGCTAACTATTCCATAGCGTGGAAGTCTTTGGAATCACGTTATGAGAATAAGAAGTTGCTGGTGAAATCTCATCTCGACGCACTATTTGCAGTGCAACCAATGAAGAAGGAGACGTTCGACTCTCTCAATCATGTTGTCAACGAGTATGACAAGCACCTGCAAATGCTTGACAAACTCGGCGAGCAGACAGCAGACTGGAGCACACTGTTAGTCCACATGCTGTTGAGCAAGCTAGATGCCACAACGCTTCGTTTATGGGAAACGGAGCATCGTTCAAAGGATGTTCCCAAGTTTGACAATTTGATGGACTTCCTGAGAAATCATCGTACAGTTCTACGATCAATCACCGGAGAATCAACCGGTCCATTGGAACAGAAGAAGGTACCTCGGGTAAGCAACAGTTACGCCGGTGTTCAGTCTTCTTGTTCGTTGTGTGGTGAAGGACAGCACCCGCTGTTCCAGTGTAAGCGGTTCAAATCCATGAAGGTCGATGACAGGAGAAGCACTGTGAAATCAACTCAGCTTTGCTTCAACTGTTTGTCGCGAGGTCACGTGGCAAAAGCCTGCACTCGAGGAACATGTCGCGTTTGTGGTCAGCGACATCACTCTATGCTGCACCTGAAGGCGAATGATTCTCCGGACAACCAGTCAATTCCACAGTCGAACAAACGGTCGCAACAGAACCCACAGAACCCACAATCAATACAGACACCCACAACCTCACCAATCAATAAGCAAACACTCAAtaattcccagaattccacaagtcTCCCATCCACAATCTCCACTCCTGCTATTCCAAATCCGCAAAGTTTCTCGCCACTTGCCACAGACATTCCTAATGTGGTACTCTCTGCTAATGTACCCAAGAGTCCACGATCAGTTCTACTCGCAACTGCGATCGTGGTTCTTGAAGATCAATTTGGGAATACTACACAAGCTAGAGCTTTGCTAGACAGCGGTTCTCAGCTTTGCTTTATTTCGGAGCATGCGTCACAGCGTTTGAAGTTCAAGCGCTCACGCGAAGCACTATCGATCAGCGGTATTGGTCAAGCAGCAAGGAAGTGCAAGCAATCGGTCTTTGCTCGAGTTCGCTCTCGCGTATCTTCCTTCTCCGGGGAAGAAACCTTCTACGTACTACCCAATGTGACGCTGAATTTGCCTACCCAGAAGGTGGACGCATCCAAGTTGAAGCTTCCGGAGGATATTGTACTAGCGGATCCATTCTTCACTGAACCAAGCAACGTCGACATGATTATCGGAGCGGGACTTTTCTTTGACTTGCTACGCAACGAGAAGATCTACCTGGGAGAAAATGGACCAGTAGCGCAGAACACCACCCTCGGCTGGATTGTTTGTGGAAACTTGCCGGACAACTCGGACGTGCGAAGACCTCACGTTGCCAACACATGTACGGAGAAACTGGATGAACTTTTGACACGTTTTTGGGAGTTAGAGACGTGTAAAACGGACAGTGTTTTCTCATTGGAGGAATATGCCTGCGAGAAGTTTTTCGATCGCACTACGGTCCGAGATGCAACAGGAAGATTTGTAGTTACACTGCCCAAAAAGGATTACCTTATTCAACAACTCGGGGATTCGAGGAACATAGCCATGAAGCGCTTCCTTTCACTCGAGCGCCGCCTTACTGCAGATCCTGAGTTGAAACGGATGTATCGTGATTTCATTCACGAGTATCTCCAAATGGGACACatggaagaaattgttggagacgaAGAAAGTTCGGCCTTGCCGGAGTATTTCATTCCTCATCATTGTGTCATCAAACTCGATAGCACGACCACTAAACTACGGGTTGTGTTTGATGCGTCGTGTCCCACATCGAGCGGCCTCTCGCTGAACAACGCATTGATGGTAGGACCTACGGTGCAGGATGACATCATCTCGATCGTCCTCCGTTTTCGGTTCCACAGAATCGCCATAGTGGCAGATGTGGAGAAAATGTACCGCATGGTACAGCAACAACTGGCTGATAGAAGACTGCATAAAATCCTGTGGCGTGACAACCAGAACGAACCTATTCGAGTGTTTCAGCTAAACACCGTCACATACGGTACGGCATCGGCACCGTATTTAGCTACCAAGTGCCTCAAACGTCTAGCAGAACTAGATGGGAACAAATTCCCTGAAGCAGCCAAGATTCTCTGCAAAGATTTCTATGTCGATGACATGATGTCCGGTGTTGACGACGTACAGGAGGGAGTCAAGATATCCAGCGATATTCAGCAACTTTTGCATGGCGGAGGATTCAACCTTAGGAAATGGAGCAGTAACTGTCCAGCGGTGTTGGAGAATATACCTAAGGAGCTTCAGGACGACCGAACATCTTTCGAGTTGTACGATTCTAGTGCAAT contains:
- the LOC134290812 gene encoding uncharacterized protein LOC134290812, which translates into the protein MADLRRWTKKERLLRDVVESISEFVQNYDDTRDKVSVNARLKKLDEVYNDFCEVRLNIECILEEDDELTETDEKEEDQVKRKALLQKMDESNRKVMKDFANQYFNLKNLLQAFQACPGAGTSTAAASVAQQTPVPTMRVKLPELKLPVFRGSLMEWVTFRDTFQNLIVDNPHLSDIDRFTYLRSSLAGEALQQIASIDLTVANYSIAWKSLESRYENKKLLVKSHLDALFAVQPMKKETFDSLNHVVNEYDKHLQMLDKLGEQTADWSTLLVHMLLSKLDATTLRLWETEHRSKDVPKFDNLMDFLRNHRTVLRSITGESTGPLEQKKVPRVSNSYAGVQSSCSLCGEGQHPLFQCKRFKSMKVDDRRSTVKSTQLCFNCLSRGHVAKACTRGTCRVCGQRHHSMLHLKANDSPDNQSIPQSNKRSQQNPQNPQSIQTPTTSPINKQTLNNSQNSTSLPSTISTPAIPNPQSFSPLATDIPNVVLSANVPKSPRSVLLATAIVVLEDQFGNTTQARALLDSGSQLCFISEHASQRLKFKRSREALSISGIGQAARKCKQSVFARVRSRVSSFSGEETFYVLPNVTLNLPTQKVDASKLKLPEDIVLADPFFTEPSNVDMIIGAGLFFDLLRNEKIYLGENGPVAQNTTLGWIVCGNLPDNSDVRRPHVANTCTEKLDELLTRFWELETCKTDSVFSLEEYACEKFFDRTTVRDATGRFVVTLPKKDYLIQQLGDSRNIAMKRFLSLERRLTADPELKRMYRDFIHEYLQMGHMEEIVGDEESSALPEYFIPHHCVIKLDSTTTKLRVVFDASCPTSSGLSLNNALMVGPTVQDDIISIVLRFRFHRIAIVADVEKMYRMVQQQLADRRLHKILWRDNQNEPIRVFQLNTVTYGTASAPYLATKCLKRLAELDGNKFPEAAKILCKDFYVDDMMSGVDDVQEGVKISSDIQQLLHGGGFNLRKWSSNCPAVLENIPKELQDDRTSFELYDSSAIIKTLGLIWEPRLDVFRFKIPEWNTSEICKRTVISDLARMFDPLGLIGTVIVSAKIFVQNLWKQKISWDEPLPSELQAQWLEFRTSLSQLGNLQIPRWVAFRKDCLSMELHGFCDASMKAYGACLYVRCTHFDGTITSNLLVAKSRVAPLSEVEKKRKKLTIPRLELSSAVLLAHLYEKTSASLTISTQSYFHTDSMIVRYWLSSQPSRYQMFVANRISEVQHLTRTGTWRHVAGTENPADALSRGIPAAELKQDSLWWYGPSWLREDKDCWPKTQEVLLEDLEKSYLEEGSVVASVATIPEPSEIFSLRSTLHRSVKLVAYLLRFKHNALRTRDNCRRTGPLTLKEREEALMQLVKLSQWECFARDIAELERHGEVRSTSRIRTLHPQWVEGVLRVGGRLENARISMDRKHPILLDKNHPLTSMIMRHYHYEHLHAGPQLLVASVRERFWPLSARSLARKIIHRCITCFRSKPTSQDQLMADLPAERVTPAPPFLRVGIDYCGPFVVRYPNRTKISVKHYAAIFVCLVTKAVHIEMVSDLTTQGFLAALKRFVARRGKPAMIMCDNGTNFVGARRELDELAMLFKNQHSQQSIAGGAADIGIEFKFIPAKSPNFGGLWEAAVKSMKQHLRKTIGLKSITPEELNTVFAQVEACLNSRPITQMSSDPSDLSVLTPGHFLVQRPLTAVAEPSLRDVPENRLSRWQQAQNFVQRIWSRWSTQYLSDLHNRTKWTQRRNNLFIGTMVLIKEDNLPPLRWLLGRVTHIHPGADGNVRVVTIRTKDGSIVRAVSKICILPFKENEEPQPAGEN